The following proteins are encoded in a genomic region of Methylibium petroleiphilum PM1:
- a CDS encoding tripartite tricarboxylate transporter TctB family protein, with translation MKIKSQRDFVSGVMFVAIGLGFAIGATTYSFGTSAKPGPGYFPLLLGLILALLGAAVLFKALTIESDGGDPIGRIAWKPLLLILGAVILFGALLPRLGMAITVPILIVIASFGGDEFHWKGVLATCVILTVGSYLVFVKGLNLTIPMWPTFLGG, from the coding sequence GTGAAGATCAAGAGTCAGCGAGATTTCGTGTCCGGCGTGATGTTCGTCGCCATCGGCCTGGGCTTCGCGATCGGCGCGACAACCTACAGCTTCGGCACGTCGGCCAAGCCCGGGCCGGGCTACTTTCCTCTGCTGCTGGGATTGATCCTCGCGCTGCTGGGTGCGGCGGTGCTGTTCAAGGCCTTGACGATCGAGAGCGACGGGGGCGACCCGATCGGGCGCATCGCCTGGAAGCCGCTGCTGCTGATCCTGGGCGCGGTGATCCTGTTCGGCGCGCTGCTGCCGCGGCTGGGCATGGCGATCACGGTGCCGATCCTGATCGTGATCGCCAGCTTCGGCGGGGACGAGTTCCACTGGAAAGGCGTGCTGGCGACCTGCGTGATCCTCACCGTCGGCAGCTACCTGGTGTTCGTGAAGGGCCTGAACCTCACGATCCCGATGTGGCCCACCTTCCTGGGCGGCTGA
- a CDS encoding GspE/PulE family protein, with product MTARTPAAARAPASADTALPAADAAPQGPLHWRQLVTWLLTDGVITLADGKRVAQRFAAGDSAQHPLVRLSGAGLVHATTGAALDVESLTEWLAKRCQLPYVRIDPLKVDVARVADVMSATYAERRRALPLQVGPTEALVATCEPFDTDWLPQIEAHTRKTIKLALASPLEIQRYTTEFYTLSRSVRAAQKSGDGAGPASFEQLVELGKSNKQLDANDQGVVQVVDWLWQYAFDQRASDIHLEPRREMGAIRFRIDGVLHTVYQVPLSVMGAMTSRIKLLGRMDVVEKRRPLDGRIKTRRPGPEGTSRDVEMRLSTLPTAFGEKMVMRIFDPDAAVKPLSGLGFAPHEVRLWEELVTRSHGIILVTGPTGSGKTTTLYSTLKRLATDEVNVCTIEDPIEMIEPAFNQTQVQPVLDLGFAEGLRALMRQDPDIIMVGEIRDLETAEMAIQAALTGHLVFSTLHTNDAAAAVTRLTDLGVPPYLIGATVIGVLAQRLVRTLCPSCKQPDDSAAGREVLDEAIRPWKLNGEYRPCKPVGCLECRHTGYRGRAGLYELLELNDALQSSIHPHYDAGALRRQAVKQGLQPLRLAGAMKVAQGLTTIDEVLRATPRWEA from the coding sequence ATGACCGCTCGCACTCCCGCTGCCGCGCGCGCGCCGGCCTCCGCTGACACGGCGCTTCCCGCGGCCGACGCGGCGCCGCAAGGGCCGCTGCACTGGCGCCAGCTCGTCACCTGGCTGCTGACCGACGGCGTGATCACGCTGGCCGACGGCAAGCGCGTGGCGCAGCGCTTCGCCGCCGGCGACAGCGCGCAGCACCCGCTGGTGCGGCTGAGCGGCGCCGGGTTGGTGCATGCGACCACCGGCGCGGCGCTCGACGTCGAATCGCTGACCGAGTGGCTGGCCAAGCGTTGCCAGCTGCCTTATGTGCGCATCGACCCGCTGAAGGTCGATGTGGCGCGCGTGGCCGACGTGATGTCGGCCACCTACGCCGAGCGCCGCCGCGCGCTGCCGCTGCAGGTCGGCCCGACCGAGGCGCTGGTGGCGACCTGCGAGCCTTTCGACACCGACTGGCTGCCGCAGATCGAGGCCCACACACGCAAGACCATCAAGCTCGCGCTCGCCAGCCCACTGGAGATCCAGCGCTACACGACCGAGTTCTACACGCTGTCGCGCTCGGTGCGTGCGGCGCAGAAGAGCGGCGATGGCGCCGGGCCGGCCAGCTTCGAGCAACTCGTCGAGCTGGGCAAGAGCAACAAGCAGCTCGACGCCAACGACCAGGGCGTGGTGCAGGTGGTCGACTGGCTGTGGCAGTACGCCTTCGACCAGCGCGCCTCCGACATCCACCTCGAGCCGCGCCGCGAGATGGGGGCGATCCGCTTCCGCATCGACGGCGTGCTGCACACCGTCTACCAGGTGCCGCTGTCGGTGATGGGCGCGATGACGAGCCGCATCAAGCTGCTCGGCCGCATGGACGTGGTCGAGAAGCGACGCCCTCTCGACGGTCGCATCAAGACGCGCCGGCCCGGCCCCGAGGGCACGTCGCGCGATGTGGAAATGCGGCTGTCCACGCTGCCCACGGCGTTCGGCGAGAAGATGGTGATGCGCATCTTCGACCCCGATGCGGCGGTCAAGCCGTTGTCGGGACTGGGTTTCGCGCCGCACGAGGTGCGACTGTGGGAGGAACTCGTCACGCGCTCGCACGGCATCATCCTCGTGACCGGCCCCACTGGTTCGGGCAAGACCACCACGCTCTACTCCACGCTCAAGCGCCTGGCGACCGACGAGGTCAATGTCTGCACCATCGAGGACCCGATCGAGATGATCGAGCCGGCCTTCAACCAGACCCAGGTCCAGCCGGTGCTCGACCTCGGCTTCGCCGAGGGCCTGCGCGCGCTGATGCGGCAGGACCCGGACATCATCATGGTCGGCGAGATCCGCGACCTCGAGACCGCCGAGATGGCGATCCAGGCCGCGCTCACGGGGCACCTGGTGTTCAGCACGCTGCACACCAACGACGCCGCGGCGGCCGTCACGCGGCTCACCGACCTCGGCGTGCCGCCCTACCTGATCGGCGCGACGGTGATCGGCGTGCTGGCGCAGCGCCTGGTGCGCACGCTCTGTCCGTCGTGCAAGCAGCCCGACGACAGTGCCGCCGGCCGCGAGGTGCTCGACGAGGCCATCCGGCCCTGGAAGCTCAACGGCGAGTACCGGCCCTGCAAGCCCGTCGGCTGTCTCGAATGCCGCCACACCGGCTACCGCGGCCGGGCCGGCCTGTACGAACTGCTGGAGCTGAACGACGCACTGCAGTCGAGCATCCATCCTCACTACGACGCCGGAGCCCTGCGCAGGCAGGCGGTGAAGCAGGGCCTGCAGCCGCTGCGACTGGCCGGTGCGATGAAGGTCGCGCAGGGCCTGACCACGATCGACGAGGTGCTGCGCGCCACGCCGCGCTGGGAGGCCTAG
- a CDS encoding spermidine synthase: MATSRKPKSPTLAPATMSEFDGVRYLHLGTPWVQGAMRIAKPQKIELEYVQRMMAWMLLSDRLHGAAVEKDPDGEPPHAVQLGLGAAAITRFCHKKLRWRTTAVEINPSVIGVCRMWFKLPADDARLAVIEADAGAYAADAAHAGQADALCVDLYDHDAAAPVLDDEAFYRGCRALLAEGGVMSVNLFGRDVSFDRSARRIAAVFGADRILMLKPTREGNTILLAWRGSDRPGREELERRAAAIEAKFDLPARKWLKLLQNLPERLPTAA, encoded by the coding sequence ATGGCGACCTCCCGCAAGCCCAAGTCGCCGACGCTCGCGCCGGCCACGATGTCCGAGTTCGATGGCGTGCGCTACCTGCACCTCGGCACGCCCTGGGTGCAGGGCGCGATGCGCATCGCCAAGCCGCAGAAGATCGAGCTCGAGTACGTGCAGCGGATGATGGCGTGGATGCTGCTTTCGGACCGACTGCACGGCGCCGCGGTCGAGAAGGACCCCGATGGCGAGCCTCCGCATGCGGTGCAGCTGGGCCTGGGGGCGGCGGCCATCACGCGCTTCTGTCACAAGAAGCTGCGCTGGCGCACGACCGCCGTCGAGATCAACCCGAGCGTGATCGGCGTGTGCCGCATGTGGTTCAAGCTGCCGGCCGACGACGCGCGATTGGCAGTGATCGAGGCCGACGCCGGCGCCTACGCGGCCGATGCGGCGCACGCCGGCCAGGCCGATGCGCTGTGCGTCGATCTCTACGACCACGATGCCGCGGCCCCGGTGCTGGACGACGAGGCCTTCTACCGCGGTTGCCGCGCGTTGCTGGCGGAGGGTGGGGTGATGAGCGTCAACCTGTTCGGCCGCGACGTGAGCTTCGATCGCAGCGCGCGGCGCATCGCCGCGGTGTTCGGTGCCGACCGGATCCTGATGCTCAAGCCGACCCGCGAGGGCAACACCATCCTGCTGGCCTGGCGAGGCAGCGATCGGCCGGGGCGTGAAGAACTCGAACGCCGTGCCGCGGCGATCGAGGCAAAGTTCGACCTGCCGGCCCGCAAATGGCTCAAGCTCTTGCAGAATCTGCCCGAACGCCTCCCCACTGCTGCCTGA